Proteins from one Listeria innocua genomic window:
- the minC gene encoding septum site-determining protein MinC — protein MKKNVQIKGTKSGISIFLSDKASISELQQELSQLLADQKQNPYSGEKLEVQVQIGNRLFSEEEEREISTIIHNNSQMKISAFYSNVMSKDDAKKWKENDQIFSMATIIRSGQVVQVPGDFLLIGDVNPGGQIRSNGNVFVLGNIKGIIHAGFEGDENAVVAGKFLYPSQVRIAGKVYGFDSEDYKEVADTDLFSAFVNDAGEIVIDEIHKIRKIRPEISNFQGGR, from the coding sequence TGTTCAAATTAAAGGCACAAAAAGTGGCATCAGTATTTTTCTTAGTGATAAGGCAAGTATATCGGAGCTGCAACAAGAATTATCGCAATTACTAGCAGATCAAAAGCAAAACCCATACTCTGGTGAAAAATTAGAGGTACAAGTTCAAATTGGGAATCGACTGTTTTCAGAGGAAGAAGAACGCGAAATTTCAACTATTATTCATAACAATAGTCAAATGAAGATTAGCGCATTTTATAGTAATGTTATGTCTAAAGATGACGCTAAAAAATGGAAGGAAAATGACCAAATTTTTTCCATGGCAACGATTATTCGTTCTGGACAAGTTGTTCAAGTTCCTGGAGATTTCTTGTTAATTGGCGATGTGAATCCTGGTGGACAAATTCGTTCTAATGGAAATGTATTTGTTCTTGGTAATATTAAGGGAATCATTCATGCTGGTTTTGAAGGCGATGAAAATGCTGTTGTTGCTGGGAAATTTCTTTATCCGTCACAAGTTAGAATAGCTGGCAAAGTGTATGGATTTGATAGTGAAGATTATAAAGAAGTTGCGGATACAGATTTATTTTCTGCGTTTGTAAATGACGCGGGTGAAATAGTAATTGATGAAATACATAAGATAAGAAAAATTAGACCGGAAATTTCTAATTTTCAAGGAGGGCGTTAA
- the minD gene encoding septum site-determining protein MinD, translating into MGEAIVITSGKGGVGKTTSTANLGTALALQGKKVCLIDMDIGLRNLDVVLGLENRIIYDLVDVVEGRCKIHQAMIKDKRFDDLLFLLPAAQTTDKNAVSGEQMIELINQLRPDYDYILIDCPAGIETGYKNAVAGADKAIVVTTPEISAVRDADRIIGLLEKEDIEPPKLIINRIRTQMMVNGDVMDIDEITTHLSIELLGIIIDDDEVIRSSNSGDPVAMLPNNRASQGYRNIARRILGESIPLMSIEAKKPGFFTRLKQLFGGK; encoded by the coding sequence ATGGGAGAAGCTATAGTCATTACTTCTGGGAAAGGTGGAGTAGGAAAAACTACTTCAACTGCTAACTTAGGAACGGCACTTGCTCTTCAAGGTAAGAAAGTGTGCTTGATTGATATGGATATCGGTCTTCGTAATTTAGATGTTGTTCTAGGCCTTGAAAATCGGATTATTTATGATTTAGTAGATGTTGTTGAAGGACGATGCAAAATCCATCAAGCTATGATTAAAGATAAGCGTTTTGATGATTTACTTTTCTTACTTCCAGCAGCACAAACTACGGATAAAAATGCTGTTTCGGGAGAACAAATGATAGAGCTAATTAATCAACTACGTCCTGATTACGATTATATTCTAATTGATTGCCCAGCAGGAATTGAAACAGGATATAAAAATGCGGTTGCTGGAGCTGATAAAGCAATTGTTGTGACTACTCCAGAGATTTCAGCTGTTCGAGATGCGGACAGAATTATTGGCTTGCTTGAAAAAGAAGATATTGAGCCACCAAAACTTATTATCAATCGTATTCGTACACAAATGATGGTAAATGGGGATGTGATGGACATCGATGAAATCACTACGCATTTATCTATTGAATTACTTGGTATAATTATTGATGATGATGAAGTTATTCGTTCATCTAATAGCGGAGATCCGGTTGCGATGTTACCGAATAATCGCGCCTCTCAAGGATACCGCAATATTGCACGACGCATTCTTGGTGAATCTATTCCATTAATGTCGATTGAAGCGAAAAAACCAGGATTTTTCACGCGCTTAAAACAACTTTTTGGCGGAAAATAA